A window of the Tunturibacter empetritectus genome harbors these coding sequences:
- a CDS encoding B12-binding domain-containing radical SAM protein, which yields MSVHLVNPSDNSFGTAVITPRWLFVLAAATPSLAGDPILIDESIEQIIPESIQSGDIVGISVHTGNALRGYEVGRIARERGAWVIYGGIHATLFPEEAFERGHAHAVVKGDGDIAWGKAVTDILSGNQPEKIYEGGRIGGTDFLAARWDLMPRDKYMWASVQTIRGCPKHCSFCSVWRTDGQQPRQRPHQSVIDEIVNLRQIGFRFIALADDNFYPVTLTDLRLAREQNNEAKLAELTAIRAERFLLMAELAKLPKDMVFFTQITMEAGEDGEYLDAMRKANIKGALVGVEAVTPEGLKAVFKDFNYSGEALARQLLTFKKHGVHVLGSFIFGLPTDKPATFDATVEMALKAGVTFAQFVMMTPFPGTVDFGRWEKEQAKAPEVVATPTGDIPITRYWLIPTAIRPKMFTPHPSMSSSEISLRTQKVWDRFYDWPSIWQRSACTPTLRARIAFMFLSKLYRQMYAGTGISTDSARRKKSKTWARWTAKQCRKLFAAKPMPELQSPAWEHAFSSANLRRPAFLGPQENPSPFTVITKL from the coding sequence TTGAGTGTTCATCTCGTAAATCCCAGCGATAACTCCTTTGGGACCGCAGTCATCACGCCACGTTGGCTCTTCGTCCTCGCCGCCGCCACACCCTCCCTCGCAGGCGACCCCATCCTCATCGACGAATCCATCGAGCAGATCATCCCCGAATCCATCCAGTCCGGCGACATCGTCGGCATCAGCGTCCACACCGGCAACGCCCTCCGCGGCTACGAGGTCGGTCGTATCGCCCGCGAGCGCGGAGCCTGGGTCATCTATGGAGGCATCCACGCCACGCTCTTTCCCGAAGAAGCCTTCGAGCGCGGCCACGCCCACGCCGTAGTCAAAGGCGACGGCGACATCGCCTGGGGCAAAGCCGTAACCGACATCCTCTCCGGCAACCAGCCCGAAAAAATCTACGAAGGCGGCCGCATCGGTGGAACAGACTTCCTCGCCGCCCGCTGGGACCTCATGCCCCGCGACAAGTACATGTGGGCCTCCGTCCAGACCATTCGTGGCTGCCCCAAGCACTGCTCCTTCTGCAGCGTCTGGCGCACCGACGGCCAGCAGCCCCGCCAGCGCCCCCACCAGTCCGTCATCGACGAGATCGTCAACCTCCGCCAGATCGGCTTCCGCTTCATCGCCCTCGCCGACGACAACTTCTACCCCGTCACCCTCACTGACCTACGCCTCGCCCGCGAACAAAATAACGAAGCCAAACTCGCCGAGCTCACCGCCATCCGCGCCGAACGCTTCCTCCTCATGGCAGAGCTCGCCAAGCTCCCCAAAGACATGGTCTTCTTCACCCAGATCACCATGGAAGCCGGCGAAGACGGCGAGTACCTCGACGCCATGCGCAAGGCCAACATCAAAGGCGCCCTCGTCGGCGTAGAAGCCGTCACCCCCGAAGGCCTCAAAGCCGTCTTCAAAGACTTCAACTACTCCGGCGAAGCGTTAGCCCGTCAGCTCCTGACCTTCAAAAAGCACGGCGTCCACGTCCTCGGCTCCTTCATCTTCGGCCTCCCCACCGACAAGCCCGCCACCTTCGACGCCACCGTCGAGATGGCCCTCAAAGCCGGCGTCACCTTCGCCCAGTTCGTCATGATGACGCCCTTCCCCGGCACCGTCGACTTCGGCCGCTGGGAAAAAGAGCAAGCCAAAGCACCCGAAGTCGTCGCAACCCCAACCGGCGACATCCCCATCACCCGCTACTGGCTCATCCCCACCGCCATTCGCCCCAAGATGTTCACCCCGCATCCCTCCATGAGTTCATCCGAGATCAGCCTGCGCACGCAAAAAGTCTGGGACCGTTTCTACGACTGGCCCTCCATCTGGCAGCGCAGCGCCTGCACCCCCACCCTCCGCGCACGCATCGCCTTCATGTTCCTCTCCAAGCTCTACCGCCAGATGTACGCCGGCACCGGCATCTCCACCGACAGCGCCCGCCGCAAGAAGTCCAAGACCTGGGCTCGCTGGACCGCCAAGCAATGCCGCAAACTCTTCGCCGCCAAACCCATGCCTGAACTCCAATCCCCCGCATGGGAGCACGCCTTCTCCTCCGCCAACCTCCGCCGCCCAGCCTTCCTCGGTCCGCAGGAGAATCCGTCCCCCTTCACGGTAATCACAAAGCTATAG
- a CDS encoding M16 family metallopeptidase: MTPLFAFKKIAAATLLCGLASVSMAAADLPAAKPLKLPELKYEKYTLPNGLVILTHEDHRLPLVAIDLWYHVGPLNERAGRTGFAHLFEHMMFEGSEHVGEKAHFKYLEGAGATDINGTTDFDRTNYFETLPSNQLELGLWLESDRMGFLLEGLDRIKLTNQRDVVRNERRQGEGTPYALADEQAYHLLFPHEHPYYASVIGSHADIEAARINDIRDFHQHFYTPNNASIAIAGDFDPAKLKALLTKYFGPIPQGPAVEPVTVKTPPITAQKRATVTDSVQLPRLSVAWLTPPVFTPGDAETDLLVHILGGGKASRLYRKLVYEQQVAQTVTCNLNALKLGSIADCDITAKPGVSLDTLEAAVWKEVASLQSKGPTQAELDRARTVDVTAKITGLQRLGGFGGVADTLDRYNQFLDDPGYLPKDIARYQAATIASVKQAATQYLGKDQSVVVNCVPGKKIVDDVPRSPDNTDADVKLTAPYTAQFEDQQNWRKTAPTPGPTTAFHLPVPKTFTLANGLQVYLLEDHSLPVYSAAVVTRAGSESDTPAKAGLAGFTARLLTEGTTQRSATTLADNAEQIGTTLTSAADVDSANASLSALSNNTEAGLDLLSDVIEHPAFAPEEVERIRKQRLVAILQEGDQPVASVLRVGFRTLYGDHPYGIRSIGNTDGIKSITHDDIATFWAAHYGPKDSALVLAGDVNESEVKHLADKYFAPWSASAATATTVPPAPAPPGLKVVIVDKPGAPQTALYAIGLGLPRTTPDYPAVMIMNNVLGGLFASRINMNLREEHGYTYGASSGFMMYRTGGPFYSGAQVRTDVTAPAAKQLMLELNRIRTEPPTEAELKLAKDSLLHSLPGDFETTKASVGGLRQIFIYSLPTDYFAKLPARFEAVTPAEVSKAAQTDVHPDQLILMAVGDRAKIEPGLKELNLGPIEYRDTTGNPIK, from the coding sequence ATGACACCTCTGTTTGCGTTCAAGAAAATCGCCGCAGCGACCCTTCTATGCGGCCTTGCATCTGTCTCCATGGCCGCAGCCGATCTCCCCGCCGCGAAGCCCCTCAAGCTCCCCGAGCTCAAGTACGAGAAGTACACCCTCCCCAACGGCCTCGTCATCCTCACCCACGAAGACCACCGCCTTCCGCTGGTCGCCATCGATCTCTGGTATCACGTCGGTCCCCTCAATGAGCGCGCCGGCCGCACCGGCTTCGCCCACCTCTTCGAGCACATGATGTTCGAAGGCTCCGAGCACGTCGGTGAAAAAGCTCACTTCAAATACCTCGAAGGCGCAGGCGCCACCGACATAAACGGCACCACCGACTTCGACCGCACCAACTACTTCGAAACTCTCCCCAGCAACCAGCTCGAGCTCGGCCTCTGGCTCGAAAGCGACCGCATGGGCTTCCTCCTCGAAGGCCTCGACCGCATCAAACTCACCAACCAGCGCGATGTCGTCCGCAACGAGCGCCGCCAGGGCGAAGGAACTCCCTACGCGCTCGCTGACGAGCAGGCCTATCACCTCCTCTTCCCGCACGAGCACCCCTACTACGCCTCCGTCATCGGCTCCCACGCCGACATCGAAGCTGCCCGCATCAACGACATCCGCGACTTCCACCAGCACTTCTACACCCCCAACAACGCCAGCATCGCCATCGCCGGCGACTTCGACCCCGCAAAACTGAAGGCTCTCCTCACCAAATACTTTGGTCCCATCCCGCAAGGCCCCGCGGTCGAACCCGTCACCGTCAAAACCCCGCCCATCACCGCACAAAAACGCGCCACGGTCACCGACTCCGTCCAGCTCCCACGCCTCTCCGTAGCATGGCTCACCCCTCCCGTCTTCACCCCCGGCGACGCCGAAACCGACCTCCTCGTCCACATCCTCGGCGGAGGCAAGGCCAGCCGTCTCTACCGCAAGCTCGTCTACGAGCAACAAGTCGCCCAAACCGTCACCTGCAATCTCAACGCCCTCAAGCTAGGCTCCATCGCCGACTGTGACATCACCGCCAAACCCGGCGTCTCGCTCGACACCCTCGAAGCCGCCGTCTGGAAAGAAGTAGCCAGCCTCCAATCCAAAGGCCCAACGCAAGCCGAACTTGACCGCGCCCGCACCGTCGACGTCACCGCCAAGATCACCGGCCTCCAGCGCCTCGGTGGCTTCGGCGGCGTAGCCGACACCCTCGACCGCTACAACCAGTTCCTCGACGACCCCGGCTATCTCCCCAAAGACATCGCCCGCTACCAGGCCGCAACCATCGCCTCCGTCAAGCAGGCCGCCACGCAGTACCTCGGCAAAGATCAAAGCGTCGTCGTCAACTGCGTCCCCGGCAAGAAAATAGTCGACGACGTCCCCCGCAGCCCCGATAACACCGACGCCGACGTCAAGCTCACCGCCCCCTACACCGCTCAATTTGAAGACCAACAGAACTGGCGCAAGACTGCACCCACACCCGGCCCCACCACCGCCTTCCACCTCCCCGTCCCAAAGACCTTCACCCTCGCTAACGGCCTTCAGGTTTACTTACTCGAAGATCACTCCCTCCCCGTCTACAGCGCCGCAGTCGTAACCCGCGCCGGCAGCGAATCCGACACGCCCGCCAAAGCTGGCCTCGCCGGCTTCACCGCCCGTCTCCTCACCGAAGGCACCACCCAGCGCTCCGCCACCACACTCGCCGACAACGCCGAGCAGATCGGCACCACCCTCACCTCCGCCGCCGACGTCGACAGCGCCAACGCCAGCCTCAGCGCGCTCAGCAACAACACCGAAGCAGGCCTCGACCTCCTCTCCGACGTCATCGAGCACCCTGCCTTCGCCCCTGAAGAAGTCGAGCGCATCCGCAAGCAACGCCTCGTCGCCATCCTCCAGGAAGGCGATCAGCCCGTAGCATCCGTCCTGCGCGTAGGCTTCCGCACCCTCTACGGCGACCACCCCTACGGCATCCGCTCCATCGGCAATACTGACGGCATCAAATCCATCACCCACGACGACATCGCCACCTTCTGGGCAGCCCACTACGGCCCCAAAGACTCCGCGCTCGTCCTCGCCGGCGACGTCAACGAGTCCGAGGTCAAACACCTCGCCGACAAGTATTTCGCCCCTTGGTCCGCCTCCGCAGCCACAGCGACCACAGTCCCGCCGGCCCCAGCCCCGCCCGGCCTGAAGGTCGTCATCGTCGACAAGCCCGGCGCACCTCAAACCGCGCTCTACGCCATCGGCCTCGGCCTTCCCCGCACCACGCCAGATTATCCCGCCGTCATGATCATGAACAACGTCCTCGGCGGACTCTTCGCCAGTCGCATCAACATGAACCTGCGCGAAGAGCACGGCTACACCTACGGCGCCAGCTCAGGTTTCATGATGTACCGCACCGGAGGCCCCTTCTACAGCGGAGCCCAGGTCCGCACCGACGTCACCGCTCCCGCCGCCAAACAACTCATGCTCGAGCTCAACCGCATCCGCACCGAGCCACCCACCGAAGCCGAACTCAAACTCGCAAAGGACTCACTCCTCCACTCGCTCCCCGGCGACTTTGAAACCACCAAAGCCTCCGTCGGCGGCCTCCGTCAAATCTTCATCTACAGTCTCCCAACCGACTACTTCGCCAAGCTACCCGCCCGCTTCGAAGCCGTCACCCCAGCCGAAGTCTCAAAAGCCGCCCAAACCGACGTCCATCCCGACCAACTCATCCTGATGGCCGTAGGCGACCGCGCAAAGATCGAACCCGGCCTCAAGGAACTGAACCTCGGTCCCATAGAATACCGAGACACAACCGGCAACCCAATCAAATAG
- the trpD gene encoding anthranilate phosphoribosyltransferase, producing the protein MPPQPHLKQILEARTTLTREQARDLMQQILAGQLADLEIAALLGALAARGETASEIAGFVDVMRTAVTPIPLTDAERTNLVDTCGTGGDASGTFNISTASALVAAATPDANLMVAKHGNRAITSQTGSADVLEALGIPVDLAPYQAATTLRTHHFAFLHAPSLHPAMKAVMPVRRALGVRTIFNILGPLTNPAGASAQVMGVYSEHLVPIVAEAMCLLGTHHAFVVHGTTLRGKGPTSGPHGSIDEISISGPTQLAEVHHGAITIATITPEDLGLERAPIETLQGGNAQTNAAILTAIFSGEQGPRRDIVLLNAAAVLVAADLALDLHNGIALAARNIDSGTVTKLIASLRV; encoded by the coding sequence ATGCCGCCCCAGCCCCATCTCAAGCAGATCCTCGAAGCCCGCACCACTCTCACCCGCGAACAAGCCCGCGACCTCATGCAGCAGATCCTCGCCGGCCAGCTCGCCGACCTCGAGATTGCCGCCCTCCTCGGAGCGCTCGCAGCCCGCGGCGAAACCGCCTCCGAGATCGCCGGCTTCGTCGACGTCATGCGCACCGCCGTCACCCCCATCCCCCTCACCGACGCCGAGCGCACCAACCTAGTCGACACCTGCGGCACCGGCGGCGACGCCAGCGGCACCTTCAACATCTCCACCGCCTCCGCCCTCGTCGCCGCCGCAACGCCGGACGCAAACCTCATGGTCGCCAAACACGGCAACCGCGCCATCACCTCGCAGACCGGATCAGCCGACGTCCTCGAAGCCCTCGGCATCCCCGTCGACCTCGCCCCATACCAGGCCGCGACCACCCTCCGCACCCACCACTTCGCCTTCCTCCACGCTCCCAGCCTGCACCCTGCGATGAAGGCCGTCATGCCCGTCCGCCGCGCCCTCGGAGTCCGCACCATCTTCAACATCCTCGGCCCGCTCACCAACCCCGCCGGAGCCTCCGCGCAGGTCATGGGCGTCTACTCCGAGCATCTGGTCCCCATCGTCGCCGAAGCCATGTGCCTCCTCGGCACCCATCACGCCTTCGTCGTCCACGGCACCACCCTCCGCGGAAAAGGCCCCACCAGCGGCCCACACGGAAGCATAGACGAGATCTCCATCAGCGGCCCCACCCAGCTCGCCGAAGTCCACCACGGCGCCATCACCATCGCCACCATCACCCCCGAAGACCTCGGCCTCGAGCGTGCCCCCATCGAAACCCTCCAGGGCGGCAACGCCCAAACCAACGCCGCCATCCTCACCGCCATCTTCTCCGGAGAACAAGGCCCCCGCCGAGACATCGTCCTGCTCAACGCCGCCGCCGTCCTCGTCGCCGCAGACCTCGCCCTCGACCTCCACAACGGCATCGCCCTCGCCGCCAGAAATATCGACTCAGGAACCGTCACCAAACTCATCGCCAGCCTCCGCGTCTGA
- the egtD gene encoding L-histidine N(alpha)-methyltransferase: MPSTTFALDEPLISTLDAVAYEARTGLSATPKTLTPWLFYDEAGSHLFEQITELPEYYLTRTERSIFAASASEILSEAARGQGPSGKLTLIELGAGTATKTGILLAEAVRQQGSVVYQPVDVSETALAEASENILANIPGVTVRSQVADYTREALPLNRLPDTRTLALYIGSSIGNFMPEDAKDVLRNLRAQLLPGDTLLLGTDLAPSGGAVANKTVATLLAAYDDAAGVTAAFNLNVLTRLNRDLGADFLPANFRHRACWNPAESRIEMHLESLIAQSIHVPANSSGPAFIVEFAHGESIHTENSYKFTSTAVDALLASTNFRKMKSWQDPQHLFAVTLATAV; encoded by the coding sequence GTGCCATCAACGACCTTCGCGCTGGACGAACCGCTGATTAGTACTCTTGATGCCGTGGCGTATGAAGCTCGCACGGGCCTGTCTGCCACACCAAAGACCCTAACCCCCTGGCTCTTTTATGACGAGGCTGGGTCGCATTTGTTCGAACAGATTACGGAGCTGCCGGAGTATTATCTGACCCGGACTGAGCGAAGCATCTTTGCGGCCAGTGCCAGCGAGATTTTGAGTGAGGCTGCGCGGGGGCAGGGGCCCAGCGGAAAACTTACCTTGATCGAGCTGGGGGCGGGAACGGCGACCAAGACGGGCATACTGTTGGCCGAGGCTGTTCGGCAGCAGGGCAGTGTGGTGTATCAACCTGTGGATGTCTCCGAGACTGCTCTTGCGGAGGCGAGTGAGAATATCCTAGCGAACATTCCGGGGGTGACTGTTCGCTCTCAGGTTGCGGACTATACCCGCGAGGCGCTTCCGCTCAATCGTCTGCCGGACACGCGGACGCTGGCGCTTTACATTGGTTCGAGCATCGGGAATTTTATGCCGGAGGATGCGAAGGACGTTCTTCGCAATCTTCGCGCCCAGTTGCTTCCCGGGGATACTCTTTTGCTTGGCACAGACCTTGCCCCCAGTGGCGGCGCTGTCGCCAATAAGACTGTGGCCACACTTCTTGCGGCGTACGATGATGCGGCGGGGGTGACTGCTGCGTTCAATCTAAATGTGCTCACACGGCTCAACCGCGATCTTGGGGCTGATTTTTTGCCGGCGAACTTTCGCCATCGTGCTTGTTGGAACCCCGCTGAGTCACGCATCGAGATGCATCTGGAGTCGCTGATTGCGCAGTCTATTCATGTTCCTGCAAACTCCAGCGGCCCGGCGTTCATTGTGGAGTTCGCGCATGGCGAGAGTATTCACACCGAAAATAGTTACAAATTTACCTCGACTGCCGTGGATGCTCTGCTGGCCTCGACGAACTTCAGGAAGATGAAGTCTTGGCAGGATCCGCAGCATCTGTTTGCCGTTACGCTGGCGACTGCGGTTTGA
- the moaC gene encoding cyclic pyranopterin monophosphate synthase MoaC, producing the protein MDDVDYTSEQLMDDDPEPLGNDADFPAVAPVPLHLSHYDQAGEAHMVDVGEKTLTRREAVAAAFVELSPAVLAALPQNPKGNPLEVARFAGIQAAKQTSSLIPMCHQIALSFVDIQTKIVEGGVAIEATAATIAGTGVEMEAMVAASIAALTVYDMTKALDKGIRIREVVLLRKSGGKSGEYRRERL; encoded by the coding sequence ATGGACGACGTAGACTACACCTCCGAACAGCTGATGGACGACGACCCGGAACCGTTGGGCAACGACGCGGACTTTCCTGCCGTGGCCCCCGTGCCGCTGCACCTCTCGCACTATGACCAGGCGGGCGAAGCGCACATGGTGGACGTCGGCGAGAAGACGCTAACCCGGCGCGAGGCAGTCGCCGCAGCATTTGTCGAGCTTTCCCCCGCAGTGCTCGCAGCTCTGCCGCAAAATCCGAAAGGCAATCCGCTGGAAGTAGCTCGGTTCGCAGGAATCCAGGCCGCAAAACAAACCTCCAGCCTGATTCCGATGTGCCATCAAATTGCTCTGAGCTTCGTAGACATTCAGACAAAGATCGTCGAAGGCGGCGTCGCGATCGAAGCCACAGCAGCAACCATAGCCGGGACCGGCGTTGAGATGGAGGCTATGGTGGCAGCCTCCATCGCTGCCCTCACGGTCTACGACATGACCAAGGCGCTCGACAAAGGAATCAGAATTCGAGAGGTAGTCTTGCTACGCAAGAGCGGTGGCAAGAGCGGCGAATATCGGCGCGAACGCCTCTAA
- a CDS encoding MSCRAMM family protein produces the protein MKLRCSCSNKRVITWKLGVFTVFCCASVLQCTGFAQQLLSPGLVTGRILCADSGAPARFVHVVLSPLPNTPESPTQTRQESTTDRDGRILFSNVSVGTYFIDVSLPGYLQPLHLVSPEALQNSDPQIRKVVLNRIPHVTLENGSSATIAISIERGAALSGRVTYDDGAPIENITVIAKRIKHLSTGQNNGQGSIDTPTFQSGIATDDRGRYRITGLPAGTYIVSAKIVANHLKTDIGPGNILTLSTTQPGDVNLVFYAPSSTQESKAQKITLVQGDEKQGIDFTADLTALRSISGIIHRRGIPIKGAGLELKDQNDPENRHGTVADEKGFFRFDLLPQGNYNLMVYSPVDNSLPEDPQDRKPSLSMPIAVQNGDVSDLSIDLANSSQ, from the coding sequence ATGAAACTTCGTTGCAGCTGCAGCAACAAAAGAGTTATTACGTGGAAACTGGGTGTCTTTACCGTCTTTTGTTGCGCGTCCGTTCTGCAGTGTACTGGCTTCGCGCAGCAACTTCTCAGCCCCGGACTCGTCACAGGACGCATCCTCTGCGCAGACTCGGGAGCACCAGCGCGCTTTGTCCATGTCGTACTGAGTCCTCTTCCCAACACGCCAGAATCACCAACGCAGACTCGCCAGGAAAGCACCACCGACCGCGACGGCCGCATCCTCTTTTCCAATGTATCCGTAGGCACATACTTCATCGATGTCTCTCTCCCCGGCTACCTGCAGCCTCTCCATCTCGTCTCTCCCGAAGCACTGCAAAACAGCGATCCTCAGATACGCAAAGTGGTCCTCAATCGCATCCCGCATGTGACCCTTGAAAACGGCTCCTCGGCAACCATCGCTATCTCCATCGAGCGAGGTGCAGCCCTCTCAGGCAGAGTCACCTATGACGACGGAGCCCCGATCGAAAACATTACCGTCATCGCAAAGCGGATCAAACATCTATCCACCGGCCAGAACAACGGTCAAGGCTCAATCGACACTCCAACCTTTCAATCTGGTATCGCAACGGACGATCGCGGGAGATATCGTATAACTGGCCTCCCCGCAGGAACCTATATCGTCTCGGCGAAGATCGTTGCGAATCACCTGAAAACCGACATAGGCCCGGGAAATATTCTTACCCTCTCCACAACACAGCCGGGAGATGTCAATCTCGTCTTCTACGCTCCTTCCTCTACGCAAGAGAGCAAAGCCCAGAAGATCACTCTCGTTCAGGGCGACGAGAAGCAGGGCATCGACTTCACCGCCGACCTCACTGCTCTCCGCTCAATCAGCGGCATAATTCATCGCCGGGGAATCCCGATCAAGGGCGCTGGTCTCGAACTGAAAGATCAAAATGATCCTGAAAACCGCCACGGAACCGTCGCGGACGAGAAAGGCTTCTTCCGCTTCGATCTCCTACCGCAAGGCAACTACAACTTGATGGTTTACTCTCCGGTCGATAACTCGCTCCCGGAAGATCCGCAGGACCGCAAACCTTCGTTGTCGATGCCGATAGCTGTCCAAAACGGAGACGTCTCCGATCTGTCGATTGATCTCGCGAACTCATCTCAATAA
- the sucC gene encoding ADP-forming succinate--CoA ligase subunit beta, whose amino-acid sequence MKIHEYQAKEILRKYSVPVPGGEMATTLEQADTAAKSLFGAGNKVVVVKAQIHAGGRGKGGGVKLARTLEEANAASKAILGMQLVTHQTGPAGQKVQRLLIEEGSAIERELYLGLVLDRASAKVVFMASQSGGMEIEEVAHATPELIYKEYIDPAVGFAPYQARKLAFKLGLKTTQINDAVKFMTGLYKAFVETDSTLMEINPFITTKDDKLLALDCKINFDDNAMFRHKDLKELRDLAEEDPLEVEASKFALNYIKLDGTIACMVNGAGLAMATMDIIQYAGGSAANFLDVGGGANQEQIENAFGILLSDPNVKAIFINIFGGILRVDVLAQGVVNAAKKLGVKIPIILRLEGTNVEEGRKILADSGLNFQVGQTMKEAADLAVAAAKGGK is encoded by the coding sequence ATGAAAATTCACGAGTATCAGGCGAAAGAGATTCTGCGGAAGTACAGTGTGCCGGTTCCGGGCGGCGAGATGGCGACCACGCTGGAGCAGGCGGATACTGCGGCGAAGAGCTTGTTTGGCGCGGGGAACAAGGTTGTGGTGGTGAAGGCGCAGATTCATGCGGGTGGGCGCGGCAAGGGCGGCGGGGTGAAGCTGGCGAGGACGCTCGAAGAGGCGAATGCGGCGTCGAAGGCGATTCTGGGGATGCAGCTGGTGACGCACCAGACGGGGCCTGCGGGGCAGAAGGTGCAGCGGTTGCTGATTGAAGAGGGGTCGGCGATTGAGCGGGAGCTTTATCTGGGGCTGGTGCTGGACCGGGCTTCGGCGAAGGTGGTGTTTATGGCGTCGCAGTCGGGTGGGATGGAGATTGAAGAGGTGGCGCACGCTACTCCGGAGCTGATCTATAAGGAGTACATCGATCCGGCGGTGGGGTTTGCGCCTTATCAGGCGCGGAAGCTGGCGTTCAAGCTGGGATTGAAGACGACGCAGATTAATGATGCTGTGAAGTTTATGACGGGGTTGTACAAGGCGTTTGTGGAGACGGATTCGACGCTGATGGAGATCAATCCTTTTATTACGACGAAGGATGACAAGCTGCTGGCGCTGGATTGCAAGATCAACTTTGATGATAATGCGATGTTTCGGCATAAGGATCTGAAGGAGCTTCGTGACCTGGCGGAGGAGGATCCTCTAGAGGTGGAGGCTTCGAAGTTTGCGCTGAACTACATCAAGCTGGATGGAACGATTGCCTGTATGGTCAATGGCGCCGGGCTGGCGATGGCGACGATGGACATCATCCAGTATGCGGGTGGGAGTGCGGCGAACTTTCTGGATGTTGGGGGTGGTGCGAATCAGGAGCAGATTGAGAATGCGTTTGGGATTTTGTTGAGCGATCCAAATGTGAAGGCGATTTTCATCAATATTTTTGGTGGGATTTTGCGGGTGGATGTGCTGGCTCAGGGTGTCGTAAATGCCGCGAAGAAGCTGGGCGTGAAGATACCGATTATTCTGCGGTTGGAAGGCACGAACGTGGAAGAGGGCCGTAAGATTCTGGCGGATTCGGGATTGAACTTTCAGGTGGGCCAGACGATGAAGGAAGCCGCGGATCTTGCTGTGGCTGCTGCGAAAGGTGGCAAGTAA
- the sucD gene encoding succinate--CoA ligase subunit alpha — protein sequence MAVLVDKNTRLIVQGITGREGTFHAKGCAEYGTKVVGGVTPGKGGTTHESWPVFNTVEEAVKETGANVSVIFVPPPFAADGILEASAAGVPLVICITEGIPVLDMVKTWEFVKGTGTRLIGPNCPGVISPGKAKVGIMPGRIHKEGSVGIVSKSGTLTYEAVYQLTTRGIGQSTAIGIGGDPIIGTTHIDALKLLNEDPETEAIIMIGEIGGSAEEAAAKYIKEFVKKPVVGFIAGQTAPPGRRMGHAGAIISGGEGTAAEKMKAMTEAGITVVKSPAEIGEAMARVLGKA from the coding sequence ATGGCGGTTTTGGTTGATAAGAATACGCGGCTGATTGTGCAGGGGATTACGGGGCGTGAGGGAACCTTTCACGCTAAGGGCTGCGCGGAGTATGGGACGAAGGTTGTGGGTGGAGTGACGCCGGGTAAGGGTGGAACCACGCATGAGAGTTGGCCTGTGTTCAACACTGTCGAAGAGGCGGTGAAGGAGACGGGGGCGAATGTTTCGGTGATCTTTGTGCCGCCGCCGTTTGCTGCGGATGGGATTCTGGAGGCTTCGGCTGCCGGGGTGCCTCTTGTGATTTGTATTACCGAGGGGATTCCTGTTCTCGACATGGTGAAGACGTGGGAGTTTGTGAAGGGGACAGGCACGCGGTTGATTGGGCCTAACTGTCCGGGGGTGATCTCGCCAGGGAAGGCTAAGGTCGGGATTATGCCGGGGCGGATTCATAAAGAAGGCTCGGTGGGGATTGTTTCGAAGTCGGGGACGCTGACGTATGAGGCGGTGTACCAGTTGACGACGCGCGGGATTGGACAGTCGACGGCGATTGGGATTGGGGGCGACCCGATTATTGGGACGACGCATATCGATGCGCTTAAGCTGCTGAATGAGGATCCGGAGACTGAGGCGATCATCATGATTGGGGAGATCGGCGGCTCGGCTGAGGAGGCTGCGGCGAAGTACATCAAGGAGTTTGTGAAGAAGCCGGTGGTTGGGTTTATTGCGGGGCAGACGGCTCCTCCTGGGCGGCGGATGGGACATGCTGGGGCGATCATCTCTGGCGGTGAGGGGACGGCTGCGGAGAAGATGAAGGCTATGACCGAGGCTGGGATTACGGTGGTGAAGTCTCCAGCGGAGATTGGCGAGGCGATGGCGAGGGTGTTGGGGAAGGCTTAG
- a CDS encoding L-rhamnose mutarotase, with protein sequence MNPDHPTRQRVCFLLQIKPDRLDEYRRRHAAVWPDMIAALQRTGWHNYSLFLTPAGQLIGYLETNDFQLAQTRMRDKPINALWQSEMKDFFVQTTSKDPYQLMSPLEEVFHID encoded by the coding sequence ATGAACCCAGACCACCCAACCAGGCAAAGAGTCTGCTTCCTCCTCCAAATCAAGCCCGACCGCCTCGACGAGTATCGCCGCCGCCACGCCGCCGTCTGGCCCGACATGATCGCCGCCCTCCAGCGCACCGGCTGGCACAACTACTCCCTCTTCCTCACGCCCGCCGGCCAGCTCATCGGCTACCTCGAAACCAACGACTTCCAACTAGCCCAGACCAGAATGCGCGACAAACCCATCAACGCCCTCTGGCAGTCCGAGATGAAGGACTTCTTCGTCCAAACCACCAGCAAAGACCCCTACCAGCTCATGTCCCCCCTCGAAGAAGTCTTCCACATCGACTAG